A stretch of the Medicago truncatula cultivar Jemalong A17 chromosome 5, MtrunA17r5.0-ANR, whole genome shotgun sequence genome encodes the following:
- the LOC11429675 gene encoding lamin-like protein isoform X3, whose protein sequence is MEALSLNKKMLLMMIMTAMIWNMAKAEEHFVGGGRQGWNPSNNLTKWSLNEHFHVNDWLFFGYDKLYFNVLEVNKTSYENCIDTGFIKNITRGGGRDVFLLTEAKTYYFISGGGFCQRGVKVAIDVNEHVAPAPQPTPHKGSNASNI, encoded by the exons ATGGAGGCTTTGAGcttgaacaaaaaaatgttgttgatgatgattatgacggCTATGATTTGGAACATGGCAAAAGCTGAGGAGCATTTTGTTGGAGGGGGAAGGCAAGGATGGAACCCTAGTAATAACTTGACAAAATGGTCCTTGAATGAGCACTTTCATGTGAATGATTGGCTAT TTTTTGGATATGATAAGCTCTATTTCAATGTGTTGGAGGTGAACAAGACAAGCTATGAAAACTGCATAGATACAGGGTTCATCAAGAACATAACAAGGGGCGGTGGAAGAGATGTTTTTCTGCTAACTGAGGCCAAGACCTATTACTTCATAAGCGGAGGAGGTTTCTGTCAGCGCGGAGTGAAGGTCGCAATCGATGTTAATGAACATGTTGCACCAGCTCCTCAGCCTACTCCCCACAAAGGTTCAAATGCTTCAAACATTTAA
- the LOC11429674 gene encoding (R)-specific enoyl-CoA hydratase gives MLFRSLHSSSKLQYLSLRCFSSTTHVLKPGDVLKKTRVFTEEDVLQYSKVSHDYNPLHADSAAARSVGFDGPLVHGMLVASLFPHIISSHFPAAVYVSQTLNFKLPVYIGDQIVGEVQATNLRENKNRYFAKFKTRCFKNGDILVVEGEALALLPTLDYRAVEV, from the exons ATGCTCTTCAGGAGTTTACATTCTAGTAGCAAACTTCAGTATCTGAGTCTGAGGTGTTTTTCATCGACGACTCATGTGCTTAAACCTGGGgatgttttgaaaaaaacaagGGTTTTTACTGAGGAAGATGTTCTTCAGTACTCCAAAGTGAGCCATGATTATAATCCTTTGCATGCCGATTCGGCGGCTGCTCGAAGTGTTGGATTTGACGGTCCATTGGTACATGGAATGCTTGTTGCTTCGCTTTTTCCGCATATCATCTCGTCACATTTT CCTGCAGCTGTGTATGTATCTCAAACCTTGAATTTTAAGTTACCAGTCTATATCGGAGATCAGATTGTTGGTGAAGTACAAGCAACTAATCTACGAGAAAACAAAAATCGATATTT TGCGAAGTTTAAGACGAGATGCTTCAAGAATGGAGACATTCTTGTCGTTGAAGGTGAAGCATTAGCTTTGCTACCAACCCTTGACTATAGAGCAGTGGAAGTATAA
- the LOC11429675 gene encoding lamin-like protein isoform X2, with the protein MEVFRFNKTMLLMMIMTAMMWNMAKAEEHFVGGGKQRWIPGNNLTKWSLNEHFRVNDWLFFGYGEEYQKYLYHVLEVNKTSYENCIDTGFIKNITRGGGRDVFLLTEAKTYYFISGGGFCQRGVKVAIDVNEHVAPAPQPTPHKGSNASNI; encoded by the exons atggaggtttttaggtttaacaaaacaatgttgttaatgatgattatgacGGCTATGATGTGGAACATGGCAAAAGCTGAGGAGCATTTTGTTGGAGGGGGAAAGCAAAGATGGATCCCTGGTAATAACTTGACAAAATGGTCCTTGAATGAGCACTTTCGTGTGAATGATTGGTTAT TCTTTGGATATGGAGAAGAATATCAAAAGTACCTTTACCATGTGCTGGAG GTGAACAAGACAAGCTATGAAAACTGCATAGATACAGGGTTCATCAAGAACATAACAAGGGGCGGTGGAAGAGATGTTTTTCTGCTAACTGAGGCCAAGACCTATTACTTCATAAGCGGAGGAGGTTTCTGTCAGCGCGGAGTGAAGGTCGCAATCGATGTTAATGAACATGTTGCACCAGCTCCTCAGCCTACTCCCCACAAAGGTTCAAATGCTTCAAACATTTAA
- the LOC120580612 gene encoding lamin-like protein: MEVFRFNKTMLLMMIMTAMMWNMAKAEEHFVGGGKQRWIPGNNLTKWSLNEHFRVNDWLFFGYGEEYQKYLYHVLEVNKTSYENCIDTGFIKNISRGGRQDVFQLTEDKIYYFISGGGGCWSGLKVAIDVNEYVAPAPQPTPHKGGTDALNIQIYHSLVVLILTLICTILLV, translated from the exons atggaggtttttaggtttaacaaaacaatgttgttaatgatgattatgacGGCTATGATGTGGAACATGGCAAAAGCTGAGGAGCATTTTGTTGGAGGGGGAAAGCAAAGATGGATCCCTGGTAATAACTTGACAAAATGGTCCTTGAATGAGCACTTTCGTGTGAATGATTGGTTAT TCTTTGGATATGGAGAAGAATATCAAAAGTACCTTTACCATGTGCTGGAGGTGAACAAGACAAGCTATGAAAACTGCATCGATACAGGATTCATTAAGAACATATCAAGGGGTGGCAGACAAGACGTTTTTCAGCTGACTGAAGACAAGATCTATTACTTCATAAGTGGAGGAGGTGGCTGTTGGAGTGGATTGAAGGTTGCAATTGATGTTAATGAATATGTTGCACCAGCTCCTCAACCTACTCCCCACAAAGGTGGCACAGATGCTTTAAACATTCAAATCTACCACTCACTTGTGGTACTCATCTTAACCTTGATTTGCACCATTCTCTTGGTATAA
- the LOC25495062 gene encoding transcription factor MYBS3 encodes MVRIRGGEQRKRVDEKSVDVPVLVVGTKSSPALSDAQTPKPINHVEKLSVPSVGQVAPRAPSVQKSNGSGNFNLKNKMPSPRSRKPGPKRNRNTNGTPHFPVATMPYPNGENPKHVSPAAAGQGFTPPAHAIDAKHVQPPVQEDLNAYAVNYPNGRPNIQEQGDHVNHGRHHQRPFPAKANMPMQHKSMEGRKSIQSSLLQIDLNESASAQDPSEHSMEQQQEKTGTNIDESGHAVAILNSNDNSVETLNSNENNLIQAESVPEESHAPRKGHWTEDEHKLFLKGLKKHGKGCWKDISKEFVVTKTPTQIASHAQKYFIHQNVKDIEKKEKKRKSIHDTTLNKNDTLVTVAVEQRDEIPSVELQSVIPPQGMQQTQTQQNEISPMLCLLPISSTIPSVQQQNELTPVVTAPMEQQHETPAILNNKDNENLQTQLVLLYPIGSTLPDMNKLEKMCNLLAKEL; translated from the exons ATGGTGAGGATCAGAGGAGGAGAGCAGAGGAAACGTGTTGATGAGAAAAGTGTTGATGTTCCTGTGTTGGTTGTTGGAACCAAGTCTTCGCCAGCTCTTTCTGATGCTCAAACTCCAAAACCTATCAATCATGTTGAGAAGCTTTCTGTGCCTAGTGTTGGTCAGGTTGCTCCTAGAGCTCCTTCTGTTCAG AAATCAAACGGTTCTGGAAACTTCAATCTGAAGAATAAGATGCCATCACCGCGCTCTCGAAAGCCAGGCCCCAAGCGCAACAGAAACACAAATGGCACGCCTCACTTTCCTGTGGCGACGATGCCTTATCCTAATGGCGAGAATCCTAAGCATGTATCCCCGGCAGCAGCAGGACAAGGTTTTACTCCACCTGCTCATGCCATTGATGCCAAACATGTTCAGCCTCCGGTGCAAGAAGATCTGAATGCTTATGCTGTTAATTATCCAAATGGAAGGCCAAATATCCAAGAACAAGGTGACCATGTGAATCATGGTCGGCATCATCAAAGACCTTTTCCTGCCAAGGCAAACATGCCTATGCAACACA AAAGCATGGAAGGAAGAAAAAGTATACAATCATCCCTCcttcaaattgatttaaatgAGTCGGCTTCAGCCCAAGATCCCTCTGAGCATAGCATGGAACAACAACAGGAGAAAACTGGCACCAATATCGATGAGTCAGGTCATGCCGTTGCAATTCTAAACTCTAATGATAATAGCGTCGAAACTCTAAACTCTAACGAAAATAACTTAATTCAAGCTGAGTCAGTACCAGAAGAAAGTCATGCCCCAAGGAAAGGGCATTGGACAGAAGATGAACACAA GTTGTTTTTGAAGGGGCTGAAAAAACATGGAAAGGGATGCTGGAAAGATATTTCAAAAGAATTCGTGGTGACAAAAACTCCAACTCAAATTGCTAGCCATGCCCAAAAATACTTTATCCACCAAAATGTGAAAGATatagagaagaaggagaaaaagagaaaaagtattCACGACACAACCTTAAACAAGAATGACACATTGGTTACTGTCGCTGTTGAACAGCGAGATGAGATTCCTTCAGTTGAGCTACAAAGTGTGATTCCTCCTCAAGGAATGCAACAGACACAAACACAACAGAATGAGATTTCTCCTATGTTGTGCTTGCTGCCAATCAGTTCTACAATTCCTTCGGTTCAGCAACAAAATGAGCTTACTCCTGTAGTCACTGCTCCTATGGAACAACAACATGAGACTCCTGCCATCTTAAACAACAAGGACAATGAAAACTTGCAAACCCAGTTGGTGTTGCTTTATCCAATCGGTTCTACACTTCCTGATATGAACAAACTTGAGAAGATGTGCAACTTGTTGGCAAAAGAACTTTGA
- the LOC120580615 gene encoding transcription factor MYB1R1: protein MEGRKSIQLPLLQIDLNGPASVQDPSEHSMEQQQEKTGTDIIESGGAVAILNSNDNNVATLNSDENNLIQAESGPEESHPPGRVQRKSIHWTDDEHKLFLKGLKKHGKGRWKDISKEFVVTKTPTQIASHAQKYFIHQNVKDIEKKEKKRKSIHDTTLNKNDTLVTVAVEQRDEIPSVELQSVIPPQGMQQTQTQQNEISPMLCLLPISSTIPSVQQQNELTPVVTAPMEQQHETPAILNNKDNENLQTQLVLLYPIGSTLPDMNKLEKMCNLLAKEL, encoded by the exons ATGGAAGGAAGAAAAAGTATACAATTACCCCTCcttcaaattgatttaaatgGGCCGGCTTCAGTCCAAGATCCCTCTGAGCATAGCATGGAACAACAACAGGAGAAAACTGGCACCGATATCATTGAGTCGGGTGGTGCCGTTGCAATTCTAAACTCTAATGATAATAACGTCGCAACTCTAAACTCTGACGAAAATAACTTAATTCAAGCTGAGTCAGGACCAGAAGAAAGTCATCCCCCAGGGAGAGTACAGAGAAAAAGTATACATTGGACAGATGATGAACACAA GTTGTTTTTGAAGGGGCTGAAAAAACATGGAAAGGGACGCTGGAAAGATATTTCAAAAGAATTCGTGGTGACAAAAACTCCAACTCAAATTGCTAGCCATGCCCAAAAATACTTTATCCACCAAAATGTGAAAGATatagagaagaaggagaaaaagagaaaaagtattCACGACACAACCTTAAACAAGAATGACACATTGGTTACTGTCGCTGTTGAACAGCGAGATGAGATTCCTTCAGTTGAGCTACAAAGTGTGATTCCTCCTCAAGGAATGCAACAGACACAAACACAACAGAATGAGATTTCTCCTATGTTGTGCTTGCTGCCAATCAGTTCTACAATTCCTTCGGTTCAGCAACAAAATGAGCTTACTCCTGTAGTCACTGCTCCTATGGAACAACAACATGAGACTCCTGCCATCTTAAACAACAAGGACAATGAAAACTTGCAAACCCAGTTGGTGTTGCTTTATCCAATCGGTTCTACACTTCCTGATATGAACAAACTTGAGAAGATGTGCAACTTGTTGGCAAAAGAACTTTGA